DNA from Coffea eugenioides isolate CCC68of unplaced genomic scaffold, Ceug_1.0 ScVebR1_85;HRSCAF=424, whole genome shotgun sequence:
AAAGAGATCGAAGGGAGGTTCTCTAACTTCTTATGGGGTGAATCCGTGTGGGGCAAAAGTTGCATTGGATCAGGTGGAAGGACCTATGTGTGCCGGGTGAAGAAGGGGGTATGGGTTTCCGCCGTCTAGAGGATATTCACGATGCCTTTTCCATCAAGCTGTGGTGGAACTTCCAGTCCTTGTCATCTCTGTGGGCGACCTTCATGAAGGCTAAGTATTGTGCGCAGGTGCATCCTAATTTGGTACACCGTGGTAGGGGGTCGCAGGTATGGAGGAGGATGATGGAGGTCCGTCAACTAGCAGAGAGCCACATCGGGTGGATTGGCCGTTCTGGAAGCTCAAACTTCTGGTTTGACAATTCGCTTGGGACAGATTCGTTGTCTTCGCGGTTGGATAATGTGTTGGATCATAGGGTAGCTGATTTTGTAACGCATGGTGATTGGAACGTTTAGCTCCTTCAACAGTGGGTGCCGCATGGTGTAGTCAAGGAGGTTGTGAGGGTTGCTCCCCCGGTAGGGCATCTGCCTGATTTGATGGTATGGAGACCGACTCAGTTGGGGCGGTTTACACTCCATTCTGCGTTTCAGTTAGTGCGTCGGCATGCCAATAGCTTCTTCATGTATCACAGATTGTGGCACCTGGTGTTGCCgttgaaaatttccttcttcttaTTACGACTATTGCATGGGCGGTTACCTGTGGATTGCTGCCTGTGGAAGTTCAGGGTTCATGGGCCGTCCAGGTGTGGGTGCTGCCCATCACCGGATATCGAGAACATCGAGCATGTGTTCGCTACGGGCGATATGGCGTCACGTGTCTGGCATTACTTCGGGGATCCAGTTGGCATATCTTGGTCCGGTTCATCGTTTCGTGTCCTTCTGGCAGCCTGGTGGTATGGGAAGAAGGGTAATCGGCACCTGGCCTTTGTTCACCATATTCTGCTGCTTCTGATTTGCTGGCACCTTTGGAAGTATAGGAACTCCATGAGGTATGAGGGGATTCAGGTTAGGTTCGACAGGTTGTGCACGTTGGTCATGGCTGACCTTGTGGAGCTATTTTCTATATACTTCAAGCAGCAAAGGTCCTTCCCGGCGGCTTGGGTGCACTTCTATGCGGCTATTTCCCGGTGGGTTCCTCGGATGTCATATTCAATAGTACGGTGGTTGCGGCCGCCAAGTGGGGTTCTCAAACTCAATACCGATGGGTGTTCCAAGGGGAATCCAGGAGTTAGTGGGGGAGGAGGGGTCATTCGTGACAGTGGGGGTAAATTACTCTTAGCGTTTGCCTGCCATCTTGGTCAAGCTACGAGTGTTCAGGCTGAGGTTCGTGCTCTGCTTTTTGGGGTGAAGGTGTGCATTCAATGGGGGTTCCGGAAgttggaggccgaattagattCTCTTGTGTTGGTCCACATTTTGTTTGGTAAGGCTAGGTGTCCTTGGAGTGTTTTCCTGGAGGTACAGCAGTTGCTTGGGTTTATGGAGCATATCCCTAGTGTGGGCCACTGTTTTCGGCAAGCAAATCAAGTTGCTGATGTTTTATCGAAGGTTGGGTGTACTCTGGGGGAGAGGTCATTTACACGTCTGCATCAGAGTTACCGCTGACGGCTAGAGGTGCCTTGCGCCTAGATAGATTTGGGTTCCCTTCTGTTAGATCGTTTGTTCAGGATCACGTAGGTGTATAGGGACTGGTGTGTTTGATGTTTCTTTCagtttattaataaattaatagGGGGTGGCGTCCCTCCCCGCGATCGgggttagccaaaaaaaaaaaaagatatcatGATGCAATGTAAATTTTATAAGGATAAATTTGACATTCTACTATTTAGGCATTGTAGGGTGAAGATGGAAAGGACTTTCCCtaaatttttttgaggaatggaatttcaataaaaagttggaattgttatgaaacaattaaaagtatggatgtccctttgtattcccaagaggattaattcttgatttatggatacattatgtatagaagttacaatccataaatctattcatgtagtggaagaaccgtttcataggtttcttcatattcttgtaatagtgggtgtttaataggattgatgttcctttaatcttgtagtacctatatatagaggtacattgacaccTTTTGGAATGAACTTTTGTATTAGTTGGAATCATAAGAATATCACTCTCCATTGCTCCACTTctttctctacttctttctccaatatttcacttgatattatagtaccttattttattagttttataacacgTTATCAGCACGAGTCTCTACTTCTGAGCAAAGGTGAAACACGAGACTCTGTCAAGATTCTGCTAGTGTCAAATCAACTGTTGGTTTTTTTTTCGAGCAACTCTTGACTACCTATTGAGGTAAATCTCTAACCCATaaacttatttcaatttcttatggtTAACACTTGAATGATCGCAAAATACAAGTGCTTATTGCTGAACAATCACTAAACACAAATATATACTGTTTGACATCTTTGAGGTAATATTTCTCCTTTTAATtctacttatttattttttgaattatttgttataaataaTTATATTCTGATGCAATGAATTTTGGAGATGCTAttatagaaaatcaattatatTTGAGGATCTACTTGTCCTTTGAAATACTTAAAGAAAAAGATTCGACCACTTGAAGATGGTCGTTGTTTAACGAAAAGATTTGACCACCAGAAGATGGTCATTATTTCAAAACTTGGTATGATAAATTTACTTATGGGTGCAAGTACACAATTTTGCTATGTTTAGAATTATTTTTTAgttgaaaataatattttctacatatttctCAAATATGCTCTTGTAGTAGTAATATTGAgataaattttgagaaatatttTGTACTTATTGCATGCTAATTCTAGTCCATTCCCAGAAGTGAATCCgactaaatttcaatttattagttATGGTTGTTGCCATGACtatgattttggtaaatatatattttaccaTGACAAGAGAAAAAATTACCACTTGAAGTGGGATAATAATGAtaaggacaagaaaataaagGTCCTAAAGATAAATGTCCTGAAGTACATTTgacaaatcaaaattataatcGGATCTTCACATGGCCAATTTCTTTAAACACCCTGAAGGTGTATGATGCttgatttaatttatgatagtaATTAGCttttcttcctgaagaagaaatgaatgTTAAATATTTGGGATCAAAAAAATTATGGTGATGATATTTGTCCCATAAGAATTATGGTGACAATGATATGTGTCTCATTAATAAGTGCTACTATATACACTATATTCCAATGAGAGAGACAAATACAATCAGTTGTAGTGTATAAGTGATTGAAAGCTCCAGAAGAGCCACTACTATATTTCTCCCTGTAGGAGAAAAGTTTATTATGAATAAAGTACTATTTTTTATCATGTCTcgaaaaatttattgaatttgaatatccgTTGAAATGGATATCAAATTGAGATATTAAATGAGACAACAATAGATATCATGTTTTGAGATAAAGGTTAATTATATCATAATAACCATTCGAGAGAGAAATGATTATCGATATAGTTGTCTTCATTCTcatttgatttataattatCACCTGCAGTAAACCAGAAGTTTACTGATCCCAATGAATACATGATTTAACgaaagtgaaaatatttgagAGCCAACAAATGTTTATACATACCCCCTTTAT
Protein-coding regions in this window:
- the LOC113759022 gene encoding uncharacterized protein LOC113759022, giving the protein MAEVGNLSPRGTVLKEGLSEGKAGLLFEKHHQGLDDAFRMVTGKSKGVHVRFPSDRELRSTSEGLLWVFYNSPFCCSILGEGNQFLSLFIQHPGLVSSMPKVQKPQEFSQFRPISLCNFVNKIFSKILARRLAPLLPKIISPNQSGFVQERSISDNYLLVQEVIAGIKRKARGGNVVFKLDMTKAYDRMKWPFLIQVLRAFGFGERWINMIWRIISNVWFSIVINGSLCGFFKSARGLRQGDPLSPALFIIRAEVLSRSLNQLVSCRGFQGFSIPQGCPSITHLGYADDVLIFSSATASTLRLVMKVLEEYEASSGQLINKTKSCFLVHAKIGRPRRKSIQQVTGFKPMSFAIWYLGYPLYSGWKKKEYFAGLCLAVVSKVDSWKNRLLSAGGRIVLLKRVLSTLLVHLLMAVSPPKSIFKEIEGRWKDLCVPGEEGGMGFRRLEDIHDAFSIKLWWNFQSLSSLWATFMKAKYCAQVHPNLVHRGRGSQVWRRMMEVRQLAESHIGWIGRSGSSNFWFDNSLGTDSLSSRLDNVLDHRWVPHGVVKEVVRVAPPVGHLPDLMIVAPGVAVENFLLLITTIAWAVTCGLLPVEVQGSWAVQVWVLPITGYREHRACVRYGRYGVTCLALLRGSSWHILVRFIVSCPSGSLVVWEEGNSMRYEGIQVRFDRLCTLVMADLVELFSIYFKQQRSFPAAWVHFYAAISRWVPRMSYSIVRWLRPPSGVLKLNTDGCSKGNPGVSGGGGVIRDSGGKLLLAFACHLGQATSVQAEVRALLFGVKVCIQWGFRKLEAELDSLVLVHILFGKARCPWSVFLEVQQLLGFMEHIPSVGHCFRQANQVADVLSKVGCTLGERSFTRLHQSYR